DNA from Oryzias melastigma strain HK-1 unplaced genomic scaffold, ASM292280v2 sc00695, whole genome shotgun sequence:
TAATAAAGCGTCTCAATGAAAGATCTGCAGTGTCATCTATTGTAtttcaaatgcacattttttgctgaaaaaagactaaatgaatCACAAACTGGCATCACTGTAATCAGACAGATGGTGAGAAATGAGCAAATGAGGcgatacatttattattttttaagttatattttacAGGTGAGTATGTGCCTCACCCTTCTCCCCTTCACTGGTGTGTAATTACACAACAATTTTCTATCTTTTCAGAAATCAACACTGGCGGACTGACCtggttctttgtttttgccTAAAGAATCCAACACCACCTGTTTCTTCTCTGAGCCTGTCAAAGAAACGGTGATGAAGTCCTCACAGTCATTGTTTGTTATCAGTCAAGGTGAAGAAGCAGAAACTTGACGAAAGCTTTGAATTTAAATTCACCAACCAGCTGCAGAATTCTGCTGCAGCATCCTCCCTCCTGTCTTGGGGTCAGCCTCTACTTTCCTCTTCTTCCCTGCAGAATTCATCACATGTCAAACCTGTCACTTNNNNNNNNNNNNNNNNNNNNNNNNNNNNNNNNNNNNNNNNNNNNNNNNNNNNNNNNNNNNNNNNNNNNNNNNNNNNNNNNNNNNNNNNNNNNNNNNNNNNNNNNNNNNNNNNNNNNNNNNNNNNNNNNNNNNNNNNNNNNNNNNNNNNNNNNNNNNNNNNNNNNNNNNNNNNNNNNNNNNNNNNNNNNNNNNNNNNNNNNNNNNNNNNNNNNNNNNNNNNNNNNNNNNNNNNNNNNNNNNNNNNNNNNNNNNNNNNNNNNNNNNNNNNNNNNNNNNNNNNNNNNNNNNNNNNNNNNNNNNNNNNNNNNNNNNNNNNNNNNNNNNNNNNNNNNNNNNNNNNNNNNNNNNNNNNNNNNNNNNNNNNNGCTCTGATCTGCTTGCTCAGCTGTTGGtcagaaaaagctttaaaaaaagatagagAAAGTCCTGAGAGTCACTGTTTGTTTACAGAGTGAAGAAAATCATGATTAGTCAGAAACAGACACTTGCAGACTGACCtggttctttgtttttgccTGAAGAATCTGCAACCATCTGGATCTTGTTGGAGCCTGTCAAAGAAACGGTCACGATGAGAAAGTCCTCAGAGAGTTACCGTTTGTTTACAGCCAAAAGCAGAAACTTAAAGCTTTGGATTTAAATTCACCAACCAGCTGCAGAATTCTGCAGCAGCATCCTCCCTCCTGCCTCGAGGTCATCCTCCAGTTTCCTCTTCTTCCCTGCAGAATTCATCACATGTGAAGCCTGTCACTTACACAAATACAGACAagtaaacttttgatttttgcaCGTTAAAGAAATCACAACTTCAAATCTCTCACAACTGAGTCTCCCCCTCCATCTCCTCCATTGTAACCCCTTATACCCCATCTCTAGCATCCcactctccttttttttctattcggTCCAACAAGAAATGCATGTAAACAGAATTATTAAAGCTTTACCTCAAATACATAAGGGGCTTATACAAATAGTCTGAAGATCCATAAACTtctattgtaacagtaaaatctgttcaACACAAGAGGCCTGCCTGCctttagtttgttaaaaaaaactctacaacCCTGAAATCACCACTGTGGTTCAACAGACACACCAAAACAACACTATTATGGTGTATCCCAGAGGTGGACAAACTAtagcccgcgggccagatctaGCCTGGTTTGGTCCGGCCCACTGAATAATATCAGAGaggcatgattttttttcttcagtctgaCCACACCGATTAAGatccacatagaacgtgactctTTATTCCCCTTCCTGCAGTCTGTGCCCATATCTGACTCCCCCAAAAATCTCTGTAACATAGAACAGAATACtgtacttcctatataaatggTAGGTTATCACGTGAATGCATGTGAATTTAGAGTTTTGcaaggtcggcagcagagcctgtggttgcagccatccagtagctaatatgagccatctgctgtagctagaccgctcctgcatcgcacctgagctgtaacgcttgtcgtgtgagcccggggtaagACAACCACTGACAGCGAGGGGAATCattcagtcaaatgttttcaatgttggaggtgggggccagcaggcaccatcTAATTTTATTGATGCATCTGGTTGAtaagtttataacttaaaagcttgaacaacacaaaaaagtaaacaaataagataatcaagaagatgttaaaaagatgttttagaacaagaagggttattctgacaaataaaatgactcagtaacagctgtttatgtAGAAGTTTacaggattttggctttttggagccagggggtacttcctgttttgaacagGGGGGGAaggatcactcagtccagttctcagatacagtcaatgtctAACATCTCCTCTTGTGTTTGCATGCTGAAGAGTTTCTTGACCAGTTTACTGTCCAGATAAAGCACGGTAAAGCTCATATTGCAATGCAATGTGTTGACTCATTGCATTGTGAAGACTCTGAAAGACCATGGTTGGCATCGGTGCATTTGTGACTGATTTCCAAATattatgaatgaaaacattgaaaaagcTCAAGGCTTCTACGAACACATTTAAACTGTTCAAGTGTCCTCTTTTCCTTTCATCAACAGCAAATGGAggaaagtttaagaaaaaaagtcaaactgctGTTGAATTTAATGTGATTCATAGTTTGTGTACACCAACAATGTTAACTGGGGCCAAATGTTAGTCTAAAGACCTGATGACCCTCAGCTGAACTTACTCTTCTGCATTTTCTCTTGCTCGTTCCTCAGTTTATCCACAAAAGGCTTCAGCAGCTCTTGAACAGCTGGATCGTTCCTCGGTATCTCTTTCATCGCTTTGTTGACTTGATAGATGGACCCCTCTAATCCATAACTCTCTATTATTTTTTGAGGTAGTTCCTTTCTAAACTTGgctgttttcctttcttttgaAGGATACTTGAGAGATTCCAGCATCTTCTTGTACTGATCCTCTCTCAGCAGCTCAAAGATTTTGGTCATGGTTTGTCTCCACTCCTCTGAAATGCGTGACATGTCTGAGAGGAGAAGACACAAAGAAACAGTGAAAAGCAGCACACATTATTTTCTGACATcattaaaaactgaatcaaacCGGTGATGATACATGTGCTGCACTGTAAGACCATTCTCCACTCTACGAGCCGCTGTCTTTGGTTTAATAACCCATTTAATCAGCACATCACAATTGTGACcgtaaaaaatgtttcaattctAAGGCTATAGAAATGTTACTGAATGATCCAT
Protein-coding regions in this window:
- the LOC112141312 gene encoding uncharacterized protein LOC112141312 (The sequence of the model RefSeq protein was modified relative to this genomic sequence to represent the inferred CDS: added 65 bases not found in genome assembly); its protein translation is MSRISEEWRQTMTKIFELLREDQYKKMLESLKYPSKERKTAKFRKELPQKIIESYGLEGSIYQVNKAMKEIPRNDPAVQELLKPFVDKLRNEQEKMQKRKKRKLEDDLEAGGRMLLQNSAAGSNKIQMVADSSGKNKEPGKKRKVEADPKTGGRMLQQNSAAGSEKKQVVLDSLGKNKEPDMSRISEEWRQTMTRIFELLTEDQYKKMLESLKYSSTTRKTAKFRNELPQKIIESYGLEGSIYQVNKAMTEIPRNDPAVQGLLKPFVDKLRNEQEKMQKRKKRKLEDDLEAGGRMLLQNSA